The following coding sequences lie in one Apium graveolens cultivar Ventura chromosome 1, ASM990537v1, whole genome shotgun sequence genomic window:
- the LOC141673530 gene encoding uncharacterized protein LOC141673530 isoform X1, whose product MEELNGGTVRPKEEEQEEGMSAHSPCKKSPSSSSSLHKEQSQVEVELKLLEALEIYPLSKLRGVHRHFVLFGLTDYLQRSFNKKFSPSEVLQLLDRFYNLEMLQPDDDDTEMLNQEEEFSLPQSYFVKEEP is encoded by the exons ATGGAGGAGTTGAATGGAGGAACTGTGAGACCtaaagaagaagaacaagaagaggGCATGTCTGCTCATTCCCCTTGCAAGAAATCcccttcctcttcttcctctctTCACAAg GAACAATCACAAGTTGAAGTAGAGCTGAAGCTGTTAGAAGCTCTTGAAATCTACCCTCTTTCCAAATTACGCG GTGTGCATCGTCACTTTGTTCTTTTTGGGCTGACCGACTATCTGCAAAGAAG CTTTAATAAAAAATTCTCCCCATCTGAGGTCCTGCAGTTGCTGGACCGTTTCTACAATCTGGAAATGCTG cAGCCAGATGACGATGACACTGAAATGTTGAACCAAGAAGAAGAGTTCTCCCTTCCCCAGAGTTACTTTGTTAAGGAAGAACCTTGA
- the LOC141673530 gene encoding uncharacterized protein LOC141673530 isoform X2, whose product MEELNGGTVRPKEEEQEEGMSAHSPCKKSPSSSSSLHKEQSQVEVELKLLEALEIYPLSKLRGVHRHFVLFGLTDYLQRSFNKKFSPSEVLQLLDRFYNLEMLPDDDDTEMLNQEEEFSLPQSYFVKEEP is encoded by the exons ATGGAGGAGTTGAATGGAGGAACTGTGAGACCtaaagaagaagaacaagaagaggGCATGTCTGCTCATTCCCCTTGCAAGAAATCcccttcctcttcttcctctctTCACAAg GAACAATCACAAGTTGAAGTAGAGCTGAAGCTGTTAGAAGCTCTTGAAATCTACCCTCTTTCCAAATTACGCG GTGTGCATCGTCACTTTGTTCTTTTTGGGCTGACCGACTATCTGCAAAGAAG CTTTAATAAAAAATTCTCCCCATCTGAGGTCCTGCAGTTGCTGGACCGTTTCTACAATCTGGAAATGCTG CCAGATGACGATGACACTGAAATGTTGAACCAAGAAGAAGAGTTCTCCCTTCCCCAGAGTTACTTTGTTAAGGAAGAACCTTGA
- the LOC141673510 gene encoding protein KTI12 homolog, which yields MALVVICGQPCSGKSKAALLLSESLKESDSNPVVKVIDETSLHLDRNESYANMVVEKNVRGVLRSEVDRSLNKDSIVIVDSLNNIKGYRYELWCLARAAGTRYCVVYCDVEEDYCRKWNEERREREEASYNDKIFDDLVRRFEKPDSRNRWDSPLFEFWPSRDGIEKASTAIVDAVSYLTKRVDSKTRDVKVLQPTIATQGARFSEANSLYEMDKATQEVANAIVEAQSLAMGGNVNGLTLGPDLPTISLSRSVGLPELRRIRRTFIKLTGQSSLSGAPPPSDANSAKRMFVDYLNRELGSG from the coding sequence ATGGCATTGGTTGTAATCTGTGGGCAACCATGTAGTGGTAAGTCAAAGGCTGCCCTCTTGCTTTCCGAATCTCTCAAAGAATCGGATTCAAATCCGGTGGTTAAGGTCATTGATGAAACATCTTTGCATCTTGATCGCAATGAAAGCTATGCTAACATGGTTGTAGAGAAGAATGTTAGGGGAGTGCTTAGGTCAGAAGTTGATAGATCTTTGAATAAGGATAGTATTGTTATAGTGGATTCTTTGAACAACATCAAGGGTTATAGATATGAGCTGTGGTGTTTGGCTCGTGCTGCAGGAACTAGATATTGTGTTGTTTATTGTGATGTTGAAGAAGATTACTGTAGAAAATGGAATGAAGAACGCAGGGAGAGAGAAGAAGCCAGTTATAATGATAAGATATTTGATGATTTAGTGAGAAGATTCGAGAAACCTGACAGTAGAAACCGATGGGATTCACCTTTATTCGAGTTTTGGCCATCGAGAGATGGAATAGAAAAAGCTTCCACAGCTATTGTAGATGCTGTATCATACTTGACAAAAAGAGTTGATTCTAAGACGAGGGACGTAAAAGTTTTGCAGCCAACAATAGCAACACAGGGTGCACGTTTTTCAGAGGCCAACTCCCTATATGAAATGGACAAAGCTACCCAGGAAGTTGCAAATGCCATAGTGGAAGCTCAGTCTCTGGCAATGGGAGGAAATGTGAATGGACTTACTCTTGGTCCAGATTTACCAACCATCAGTCTCTCAAGATCAGTTGGCTTGCCTGAACTACGCAGGATAAGACGAACTTTTATTAAGTTGACAGGGCAATCGAGCTTGAGTGGGGCACCTCCGCCTTCAGATGCCAACAGCGCAAAAAGAATGTTTGTGGATTACTTGAACAGAGAATTGGGAAGTGGTTGA
- the LOC141673526 gene encoding 14-3-3-like protein GF14 iota, giving the protein MSSDKDRETHVYMAKLAEQAERYEEMVDCMKKVATLDVELTVEERNLLSVGYKNVIGARRASWRIMSSIEQKEESKGNESNVKLIKGYRQKVEDELSNICNDILSIIDKNLVPASTSGEATVFYYKMKGDYYRYLAEFKTDQEKKDCSEQSMKGYEAASETANKELPSTHPIRLGLALNFSVFYYEIMNSPERACHLAKQAFDEAIAELDTLSEESYKDSTLIMQLLRDNLTLWTSDLPEDGGDDNAGKGEESKTESKPDEGAET; this is encoded by the exons ATGTCGTCCGACAAAGATAGAGAAACTCATGTTTACATGGCTAAGCTTGCTGAACAAGCCGAACGCTACGAAG AAATGGTGGACTGTATGAAGAAAGTTGCAACGCTTGATGTTGAGCTCACTGTTGAGGAGAGAAACCTGCTGTCGGTTGGGTACAAGAATGTGATTGGTGCCCGAAGAGCTTCTTGGCGCATAATGTCATCTATTGAGCAGAAGGAAGAGTCCAAGGGTAATGAGTCAAATGTTAAGCTAATTAAGGGCTACCGCCAGAAGGTAGAGGACGAGCTCTCCAACATTTGCAATGACATTCTTTCTATCATAGACAAGAATCTGGTTCCCGCTTCTACCTCTGGAGAAGCTACTGTGTTTTACTACAAGAT GAAAGGAGACTACTATCGTTATCTTGCTGAATTTAAGACTGACCAGGAAAAGAAAGACTGCTCTGAACAATCAATGAAAGGCTATGAG GCTGCTTCTGAAACTGCTAATAAAGAACTCCCTTCAACACACCCAATCCGTCTAGGGCTTGCTCTGAATTTCTCTGTCTTCTACTACGAGATCATGAATTCTCCTGAAAG GGCTTGCCATTTAGCTAAACAAGCTTTTGACGAGGCAATTGCTGAGCTCGACACCTTGAGTGAAGAATCCTACAAGGACAGTACTTTAATTATGCAACTGTTAAGAGACAACCTCACTTTGTGGACCTCTGATTTACCTGAGGATGGAG GCGATGACAACGCTGGAAAAGGAGAAGAGTCTAAGACCGAATCCAAACCAGACGAAGGTGCTGAG ACATAA
- the LOC141673520 gene encoding putative methyltransferase PMT5 produces MGRSWFSKMSMIFGPRQPRSLLLLCAVCVLVLIGFLGPSSSSDSEPGIVSARLDVYSNYRRLKEQTANDYLELRSLSSGAKQLKEFSLCGKEREDFVPCYNVSGNLLLGFKDGEEFDRHCEVSQERQRCLVRPPNNYKTPLSWPAGRDIIWNANVKITKDQFLSSGSMTKRLMLLEENQIAFHSDDGLIVDGVKDYSHQIAEMIGLTSDTEFRHAGVHRVLDIGCGFGSFGAHLLSLNILAVCMAAYELTGSQVQLSLERGLPAIIGNFISRQLPFPSLSYDMVHCAQCGISWDSKDGMFLIEVDRLLKPGGYFVLNSPAGRMQTSSVAQITSLTEKICWSLLAQEEDTFVWLKTADSQCYTSKLGAVPPCQDMHDVPSFYQSLAPCISGTASNRWIPIQNRSSSYPLKPSELEIHEVHPEEFYEDLEYWRSALRNYWSLLTPLIFSDHPKRPGEEDPLPPYNMIRNVLDMNAHYGGLNAAFLESRISVWVMNVVPVGAHNTLPLILNQGFAGVYHDWCQPFPTYPRTYDMLHANGLLSRVDSAGCSLTDLLLEMDRILRPEGWVVLSDTLGPIEKARMLATQIRWEARVIDLQNGSDQRLLVCQKPFLRK; encoded by the exons ATGGGAAGATCTTGGTTTAGCAAGATGTCGATGATTTTTGGGCCAAGACAGCCACGAAGCTTGTTGTTACTATGTGCTGTTTGTGTACTTGTGTTGATTGGATTCTTGGGACCGTCGTCTTCTAGTGATTCTGAACCGGGTATTGTTAGTGCTAGATTGGATGTTTACTCTAATTATAGAAGGTTGAAGGAACAAACAGCTAATGATTATTTGGAATTGAGGAGTTTGTCTTCGGGAGCTAAGCAACTGAAGGAGTTTAGTCTTTGTGGTAAAGAAAGAGAGGATTTTGTACCGTGTTATAATGTGTCGGGGAATTTGTTACTAGGGTTTAAAGACGGGGAGGAGTTTGACCGACACTGTGAAGTATCACAAGAGAGGCAGCGTTGTTTAGTTCGACCTCCTAACAATTACAAGACACCTCTGAGTTGGCCAGCTGGTAGAGACATTATATGGAATGCGAATGTGAAGATAACTAAAGACCAATTTTTATCTTCTGGAAGCATGACAAAAAG GTTAATGCTATTAGAGGAAAACCAAATTGCTTTCCATTCAGATGATGGATTGATTGTTGATGGTGTCAAAGATTACTCCCACCAAATTGCAGAGATGATAGGGTTGACAAGTGACACCGAATTTCGTCATGCTGGC GTGCATAGAGTTTTAGACATTGGCTGTGGGTTTGGCAGCTTTGGCGCCCACTTGCTTTCCCTAAATATATTGGCAGTCTGTATGGCAGCATATGAGTTAACTGGTAGCCAAGTCCAGTTATCCCTTGAAAGAGGTCTTCCTGCAATCATTGGCAACTTCATTTCAAGACAGCTTCCATTTCCATCATTGTCATACGACATGGTTCACTGCGCTCAATGTGGTATTTCCTGGGACAGCAAAG ATGGCATGTTCCTTATTGAAGTTGACCGGCTGCTGAAGCCTGGAGGCTACTTTGTTTTAAACTCACCAGCAGGCAGGATGCAAACAAGTTCTGTTGCACAAATCACATCGTTGACTGAGAAAATTTGTTGGAGCCTTTTAGCTCAAGAAGAAGATACTTTTGTCTGGCTTAAAACAGCAGATTCTCAATGTTATACTAG CAAACTGGGTGCTGTACCCCCTTGTCAGGACATGCATGATGTTCCATCGTTTTATCAGTCACTCGCACCTTGTATAAGTGGTACAGCTAGTAATCGTTGGATTCCAATTCAGAACAGGTCATCTAGCTATCCATTAAAGCCTTCCGAGCTAGAAATTCAT GAAGTTCATCctgaagaattctatgaagactTGGAGTACTGGAGATCAGCACTGAGAAATTATTGGTCCTTGTTGACACCCTTAATTTTCTCAGATCATCCAAAGAGGCCAGGTGAAGAAGATCCATTACCTCCGTATAATATGATTCGGAACGTTCTAGACATGAATGCTCATTATGGAGGTCTGAATGCTGCATTTCTGGAATCTAGGATATCAGTGTGGGTGATGAACGTTGTTCCCGTTGGAGCACACAATACACTTCCTCTGATACTCAATCAAGGTTTTGCTGGTGTTTATCATGACTG GTGCCAACCGTTTCCTACCTATCCACGAACCTATGACATGCTTCATGCGAATGGTCTCCTCTCACGTGTTGATTCAGCGGGATGCAGTTTAACGGACCTACTTCTGGAAATGGATCGAATTTTGCGCCCTGAA GGTTGGGTAGTTCTTTCAGATACATTAGGGCCAATAGAGAAAGCTCGCATGCTCGCTACACAAATTCGTTGGGAAGCAAGAGTGATTGATCTCCAGAATGGCAGTGACCAACGTTTACTTGTTTGCCAAAAACCATTTTTGAGAAAATGA